A window of the Schistocerca nitens isolate TAMUIC-IGC-003100 chromosome 5, iqSchNite1.1, whole genome shotgun sequence genome harbors these coding sequences:
- the LOC126260525 gene encoding uncharacterized protein LOC126260525, with protein MDTKCVSCSRKVSSGVLCSCCDRWFHWGNCSGGGIGEANETLPFFCRLLLGSSHGRGVGQILQEKLGDRYQVTNFFKP; from the exons atggatactaagtgtgtgagctgcagcaggaaagttagttcaggggttttgtgcagctgttgtgacaggtggtttcattggggaaattgtagcggcgggggaattggggaagcaaacgagactcttccattcttttgcagg ctgttgctaggtagcagccatggaagaggtgtgggccagattttgcaggaaaaattaggtgacaggtaccaggtcacaaactttttcaagcca